A window from Streptomyces sp. NBC_00271 encodes these proteins:
- a CDS encoding acyl-CoA synthetase, translated as MTAGQNPTVAAGRSATVDGVLRRSARRTPERVAIHYRDRSWTYAELDEAVSRAAQVLRSSGLAPGDRVGAYGHNSDAYLIGFLACARGGLVHVPVNQNLTGDDLAYIVGQAGCGLVLADPDLAGNLPEGTRSLALRDSDDSLLARLDTTPPYDGPEPRGEDLTQLLYTSGTTALPKGAMLTHRALVHEYLSAITALDLQAGDLPVHSLPLYHSAQMHVFLLPYLAVGAVNVILDAPDAGQILDLVEAGHADSLFAPPTVWIGLSNRPDFATRDLSGLRKAYYGASIMPVPVLERLRERLPKLAFYNCFGQSEIGPLAMVLAPHEHKGRMDSCGRPVLFVEARVVDESGKDVPDGQRGEIVYRSPQLCEGYWDKPEETAEAFRDGWFHSGDLAVRDEEGYFTVVDRVKDVINSGGVLVASRQVEDALYTHDAVAEVAVIALPDERWIEAVTAVVVARTEVTEAELLAHAREKLAAFKAPKQVVFVDELPRNASGKILKRELRDRFADARAETAQG; from the coding sequence ATGACGGCGGGTCAGAACCCCACGGTGGCGGCGGGCCGGAGCGCCACGGTCGACGGGGTGCTGCGGCGCAGCGCCCGGCGGACCCCCGAACGCGTCGCGATCCACTACCGCGACCGGTCCTGGACCTACGCCGAACTCGACGAGGCCGTCTCCCGCGCGGCCCAGGTGCTGCGCTCCTCGGGACTGGCACCGGGCGACCGTGTCGGTGCCTACGGCCACAACTCGGACGCGTACCTGATCGGCTTCCTCGCGTGTGCGCGCGGCGGGCTTGTGCACGTGCCGGTCAACCAGAACCTGACCGGTGACGACCTCGCGTACATCGTCGGACAGGCCGGCTGCGGACTGGTCCTGGCCGACCCGGACCTGGCCGGGAACCTCCCCGAGGGAACCCGCTCTCTCGCCTTGCGCGACAGCGACGACTCGCTGCTCGCGCGACTCGACACGACCCCGCCGTACGACGGACCGGAGCCCCGCGGCGAGGACCTGACGCAACTCCTCTACACCTCGGGCACCACCGCGCTGCCCAAGGGCGCCATGCTGACCCACCGCGCGCTGGTGCACGAGTACCTCAGCGCGATCACCGCCCTCGATCTGCAGGCCGGCGATCTGCCCGTGCACTCGCTGCCGCTCTACCATTCGGCGCAGATGCATGTGTTCCTGCTGCCGTATCTCGCGGTCGGCGCCGTGAACGTCATCCTCGACGCGCCCGACGCGGGGCAGATCCTCGACCTGGTCGAGGCCGGTCACGCGGACAGTCTGTTCGCGCCGCCCACCGTCTGGATCGGACTGTCCAACCGCCCCGACTTCGCCACCCGTGACCTGAGCGGACTGCGCAAGGCGTACTACGGGGCGTCGATCATGCCGGTGCCGGTTCTGGAACGGCTGCGGGAGCGGCTGCCGAAGCTGGCGTTCTACAACTGCTTCGGCCAGAGCGAGATCGGACCGCTGGCCATGGTCCTGGCACCCCACGAGCACAAGGGGCGGATGGACTCGTGCGGGCGGCCGGTGCTGTTCGTCGAGGCGCGGGTCGTCGACGAGTCCGGCAAGGACGTGCCCGACGGGCAGCGGGGCGAAATCGTCTACCGCTCACCGCAGTTGTGCGAGGGCTACTGGGACAAGCCGGAGGAGACCGCGGAGGCCTTCCGCGACGGCTGGTTCCACTCCGGGGACCTCGCCGTGCGCGACGAGGAGGGCTACTTCACCGTCGTCGACCGGGTGAAGGACGTCATCAACTCCGGTGGCGTGCTGGTCGCCTCGCGTCAGGTCGAGGACGCGCTCTACACACACGACGCCGTCGCCGAGGTGGCCGTGATCGCGCTCCCCGACGAGCGGTGGATCGAGGCGGTCACGGCGGTCGTCGTCGCCCGTACCGAGGTCACCGAGGCCGAACTCCTCGCCCACGCACGCGAGAAGCTGGCCGCCTTCAAGGCGCCCAAGCAGGTCGTCTTCGTGGACGAACTGCCACGCAACGCCAGCGGGAAGATCCTCAAACGCGAGCTGAGGGACCGCTTCGCGGACGCACGGGCCGAAACCGCCCAGGGGTAG
- a CDS encoding thiolase domain-containing protein — MPPIRDIAVVAFAQSDHLRTTDELSEVEMLIPVLHAVLDQTGLKTSDIGFTCSGSSDYLAGRAFSFTMALDGVGAWPPISESHVEMDGAWALYEAWTKLLTGDADTALVYGYGKSSPGSVRDVLTRQLDPYYVAPLWPDSVALAALQAQALIDAGETDEAALAGVASRSRASAATNSHAQVRGSVPQGEYLVRPLRVGDCPPVGDGAAAVILAAGERARELCERPAWIRGIDHRIEAHGLGVRDLTDSPSTRLAAERAGAFERPVDTAELHAPFTSQEVVLRKALRLGEEVRVNPSGGALAANPIMAAGLIRIGEAAARVHRGESDRALAHATSGPCLQQNLVAVLEGDPR; from the coding sequence ATGCCGCCCATCAGGGACATCGCCGTCGTCGCCTTCGCGCAGAGCGACCATCTGCGCACCACCGACGAGCTCTCCGAGGTGGAGATGCTCATCCCGGTCCTGCACGCCGTCCTGGACCAGACCGGGTTGAAGACCAGCGACATCGGTTTCACCTGCTCCGGTTCGAGCGACTACCTCGCGGGCCGCGCCTTCTCCTTCACCATGGCCCTCGACGGGGTGGGCGCCTGGCCGCCGATCTCCGAGTCGCACGTGGAGATGGACGGGGCCTGGGCGCTGTACGAGGCGTGGACGAAACTGCTCACCGGGGACGCCGACACCGCGCTGGTGTACGGGTACGGGAAGTCGTCACCCGGATCCGTACGGGACGTCCTGACCCGGCAGCTCGACCCGTACTACGTCGCGCCCCTGTGGCCCGACTCCGTCGCCCTCGCGGCCCTCCAGGCGCAGGCGCTGATCGACGCCGGCGAGACCGACGAGGCCGCGCTGGCGGGGGTGGCGTCCCGCAGCCGCGCTTCGGCCGCCACCAACTCCCATGCGCAGGTGAGGGGTTCGGTGCCTCAGGGTGAGTACCTCGTACGGCCCCTGCGCGTCGGCGACTGTCCGCCCGTCGGCGACGGTGCCGCCGCCGTCATCCTCGCGGCGGGGGAGCGGGCCCGCGAGCTGTGCGAGCGGCCCGCCTGGATCCGGGGCATCGACCACCGCATCGAGGCGCACGGCCTCGGCGTGCGCGACCTGACGGACTCGCCGTCGACCCGCCTCGCCGCCGAGCGGGCCGGGGCCTTCGAACGGCCCGTCGACACCGCCGAGTTGCACGCGCCGTTCACCTCCCAGGAGGTGGTCCTGCGCAAGGCGCTGCGGCTCGGCGAGGAGGTGCGCGTCAACCCGTCGGGCGGCGCCCTCGCCGCCAACCCGATCATGGCCGCCGGGCTCATCCGCATCGGTGAGGCCGCCGCCCGCGTCCACCGGGGCGAGTCCGACCGGGCGCTCGCCCACGCCACCTCCGGGCCCTGCCTCCAACAGAACCTGGTCGCCGTACTCGAAGGGGATCCCCGATGA
- a CDS encoding ATP-binding protein: MGQRAVRSRRTLFEREGELAAADEALNDLTGLREDGTEASERPRGALLAFAGRAGIGKTTLLAEVRRRAAAQGCTVLSARGGDQEQGVAFHVARQLLQPQLAGIAEAELRAQLGSWYAIVGPALGLCAPSEGAPPDQQGLRDGLDWVLTHLAVQRAPMVLVLDDAHWADPESLSWLAAFAPRVEELPLLLAVAYRPDELPDHAEAFRSLPGRAGQRPLDLEPLSAAAVADLVREDLGTQADDVFCRECWAVTAGNPFEAVELTAKVRDRGLVPTEEGAHLLRDLAAAVKGSGLITRLERLGASTVRFAWACAVLGTEIPPTLAAAVAGLGSEEAADAADALRGARILAGVDTLEFVHPLIATAVYRAIPAAVRVALHGQAAWCVINEGLGPSAAARHLMETHPEGDNWVVQQLRAAARETQRAGAPDAARRYLARALREPPPLKERAAVLHELGCASLLTEPATTVNHLRAALEEPITDPELRHNIVYRLSQVLAHSDRLAEASETLAREIRVTGDARVRLRMQSEQFMWDAFRADEPDSPARSRRLARLADRLTGRDLTERYVIGLRAWDATLRGEPAHVALHHAERALAGGIRWAEADRGFEVPVLVALTFMYADRPGRTEELFAAGIADFESQGWHGAHLSFGYTLLGYVRYRRGRLAEAEDFARAGLRLAERVGAKTPVHWYAVGVIIEILLARGRVTEAAQIGEDHAFGAPFPAAVTFPDVQTVHGELLLARGLTKEAAAELEAAGRRLDPRGMRNPSWCPWQLHLARAERHDAPERAVATALEAVHRARQFGAPSAVGQALRAAADVSSGSTRVKFLEESVSHLERSPAAYELACALVALGTELRRSGSPKEAAEHLYRGLDAAMQCGADGLGDEARAELAAAGLRPRRLHSTETDTLTAPERAAAALTARGRTTTEVAEELGTEEPAVVRLLSAVYRKLGTDRTGLAAALGRQTVR; this comes from the coding sequence ATGGGACAGCGCGCTGTACGCAGCAGAAGGACACTCTTCGAACGAGAGGGTGAACTCGCCGCTGCCGATGAGGCGTTGAACGACCTCACCGGTCTGCGCGAGGACGGAACCGAAGCATCCGAGCGGCCCCGCGGCGCGCTCCTCGCCTTCGCCGGACGCGCCGGAATCGGCAAGACCACGCTCCTCGCCGAGGTACGGCGCCGCGCCGCGGCCCAGGGCTGCACCGTCCTGTCCGCGCGCGGCGGCGACCAGGAACAGGGCGTCGCCTTCCACGTCGCCCGCCAGCTCCTGCAACCCCAGCTCGCCGGGATCGCGGAGGCGGAACTCCGCGCCCAGCTGGGGAGTTGGTACGCGATCGTCGGCCCCGCGCTCGGCCTGTGCGCCCCGTCCGAGGGAGCCCCGCCCGACCAGCAGGGCCTGCGCGACGGCCTCGACTGGGTGCTCACCCACCTCGCGGTGCAGCGCGCCCCGATGGTGCTCGTCCTCGACGACGCGCACTGGGCCGACCCCGAGTCACTGAGCTGGCTCGCCGCCTTCGCGCCGCGCGTCGAGGAACTTCCGCTGCTGCTCGCCGTCGCCTACCGGCCCGACGAACTCCCCGACCACGCCGAGGCGTTCAGGAGCCTTCCCGGACGCGCGGGCCAGCGTCCCCTCGACCTCGAACCGCTCAGCGCCGCCGCCGTCGCCGACCTCGTCCGCGAGGACCTCGGCACCCAGGCCGACGACGTGTTCTGCCGCGAGTGCTGGGCGGTCACCGCGGGCAACCCCTTCGAGGCGGTGGAGCTGACCGCGAAGGTCCGCGACCGCGGGCTGGTCCCGACCGAGGAGGGGGCGCACCTGCTGCGCGACCTCGCCGCCGCCGTCAAGGGCAGCGGCCTGATCACCCGCCTCGAACGCCTCGGCGCCTCCACCGTGCGCTTCGCCTGGGCCTGCGCCGTCCTCGGAACCGAGATCCCGCCGACCCTGGCAGCCGCCGTGGCCGGCCTCGGTTCCGAGGAGGCCGCCGACGCCGCGGACGCCCTGCGCGGCGCCCGTATCCTCGCCGGCGTCGACACCCTGGAGTTCGTCCACCCCCTCATCGCCACCGCCGTCTACCGCGCCATCCCCGCCGCCGTCCGCGTGGCCCTGCACGGCCAGGCCGCCTGGTGCGTCATCAACGAAGGACTCGGCCCCTCGGCCGCCGCCCGCCACCTGATGGAGACCCACCCCGAGGGCGACAACTGGGTCGTCCAGCAGCTGCGCGCCGCCGCCCGCGAGACCCAGCGCGCCGGAGCCCCCGACGCCGCACGCCGCTACCTCGCCCGCGCCCTGCGCGAACCGCCGCCCCTCAAGGAGCGGGCCGCGGTTCTCCACGAACTGGGCTGCGCCTCCCTGCTCACCGAACCGGCGACCACCGTCAACCACCTCCGGGCCGCCCTCGAAGAGCCCATCACCGATCCGGAGCTGCGCCACAACATCGTCTACCGGCTGTCCCAGGTCCTCGCCCACAGCGACCGGCTCGCCGAGGCCTCCGAGACGCTGGCCCGTGAGATCCGCGTGACCGGTGACGCCCGGGTGCGGCTGCGCATGCAGTCCGAACAGTTCATGTGGGACGCCTTCCGCGCCGACGAACCCGACTCCCCGGCCCGCTCCCGCCGCCTGGCCCGCCTCGCCGACCGGCTCACCGGCCGCGACCTCACCGAGCGCTATGTCATCGGCCTGCGCGCCTGGGACGCCACCCTGCGCGGCGAGCCCGCCCACGTCGCGCTCCACCACGCCGAACGCGCCCTCGCCGGAGGGATCCGCTGGGCCGAGGCCGACCGCGGCTTCGAGGTGCCCGTCCTGGTCGCCCTCACCTTCATGTACGCCGACCGCCCGGGCCGCACCGAGGAACTGTTCGCCGCCGGGATCGCCGACTTCGAGTCCCAGGGCTGGCACGGCGCGCATCTCTCCTTCGGCTACACCCTCCTCGGATACGTCCGCTACCGCCGCGGCCGACTCGCCGAGGCCGAGGACTTCGCCCGCGCGGGCCTCAGGCTCGCCGAACGCGTCGGCGCCAAAACCCCCGTCCACTGGTACGCCGTCGGTGTCATCATCGAGATCCTGCTCGCCCGCGGCCGTGTCACCGAGGCCGCCCAGATCGGCGAGGACCACGCGTTCGGCGCGCCCTTCCCGGCGGCCGTCACCTTCCCCGACGTCCAGACCGTGCACGGCGAACTGCTGCTCGCCCGCGGTCTCACCAAGGAGGCCGCCGCCGAGCTCGAAGCGGCCGGACGCCGCCTGGACCCGCGCGGCATGCGCAACCCCTCCTGGTGTCCCTGGCAGCTCCACCTCGCCCGCGCCGAACGGCACGACGCGCCGGAACGCGCCGTCGCCACGGCACTCGAAGCGGTGCACCGCGCCCGCCAGTTCGGCGCCCCCTCGGCCGTCGGACAGGCGCTACGGGCCGCCGCGGACGTCTCCTCCGGCTCGACCCGCGTCAAGTTCCTCGAAGAGTCCGTCAGCCATCTGGAGCGCTCCCCGGCCGCCTACGAACTGGCCTGCGCGCTGGTCGCCCTGGGCACCGAACTGCGCCGCTCGGGCTCGCCCAAGGAAGCCGCCGAACACCTCTACCGGGGACTGGACGCGGCCATGCAGTGCGGCGCCGACGGCCTCGGCGACGAGGCCCGCGCCGAGCTGGCCGCCGCCGGACTGCGCCCGCGCCGCCTGCACAGCACCGAGACGGACACCCTCACCGCCCCTGAACGCGCGGCCGCCGCGCTCACCGCCCGGGGCCGCACCACGACCGAGGTCGCCGAGGAACTGGGGACCGAGGAGCCGGCCGTCGTCCGCCTGCTCTCGGCGGTCTACCGGAAGCTGGGCACGGACCGTACGGGACTGGCGGCGGCGCTGGGCCGGCAAACGGTCCGGTAG
- a CDS encoding acyl-CoA synthetase → MEYNLADLFESVVDVVPGREALVYIDHPGTGAERRLTYAQLDAAANRVAHHLIDSGIRPGEHLGLHLYNGVEYLQTVLGCLKARIVPVNVNYRYVEEELVYLYRDADLVALVFDTEFSDRVAAALPRASALRHLLRVGSAATDGTSLPALDFAEAEAAGSPERGFPPRSADDQFIIYTGGTTGMPKGVMWRQEDLFFSGLGGGAPTGEPVRKPEELAERVAAGGEGITFFPTPPLMHGTSTLTAFIGFNFGQRIVIHRKFVPEEVLRTVAKEKVTSMSLVGDAMLRPLIDALRGPMKGTDCSSMFSVSSSGAIMSETVREQFQSLVPNVMLLNNYGSSESGFNGTATADSGAGQGFRLRVNSRTQVVDPATYKPVAVGEPGRVAQRGHVPLGYYNDPKKTAETFFRKDGERWVLLGDMATVDEEGIVTVLGRGSQCINTGGEKVYPEEVEQALKSHPDVYDALVAGVPDEKWGNHVAAVVQLREGAGRPSLEDIQTHCRSHLAGYKIPRQLVITDTIQRSPSGKADYRWARSVATEATR, encoded by the coding sequence GTGGAGTACAACCTTGCCGACCTGTTCGAGTCGGTCGTCGACGTGGTTCCTGGCCGCGAGGCGCTCGTGTACATCGACCATCCGGGCACGGGCGCGGAGCGCCGTCTGACGTACGCGCAACTCGACGCGGCGGCGAATCGCGTCGCCCATCACCTGATCGACAGCGGCATCCGCCCCGGCGAGCACCTCGGACTGCACCTCTACAACGGCGTCGAGTACCTGCAGACCGTGCTGGGCTGCCTGAAGGCACGGATCGTGCCGGTCAACGTCAACTACCGCTATGTGGAAGAGGAGTTGGTCTACCTCTACCGGGACGCGGATCTGGTGGCGCTGGTCTTCGACACGGAGTTCAGCGACCGGGTGGCGGCGGCACTGCCGCGGGCCTCGGCGCTGCGGCATCTCCTGCGGGTGGGGAGCGCAGCGACCGACGGAACCTCCTTGCCCGCCCTGGACTTCGCCGAGGCCGAGGCCGCCGGATCCCCCGAACGGGGCTTCCCGCCGCGCTCGGCGGACGACCAGTTCATCATCTACACCGGCGGCACCACCGGCATGCCCAAGGGGGTGATGTGGCGCCAGGAGGACCTGTTCTTCTCCGGGCTGGGCGGCGGGGCCCCGACGGGCGAGCCGGTCAGGAAGCCGGAGGAGCTCGCCGAGCGGGTGGCGGCCGGTGGCGAGGGCATCACCTTCTTCCCCACTCCCCCGCTGATGCACGGCACCTCGACACTGACGGCGTTCATCGGGTTCAACTTCGGCCAACGGATCGTGATCCACCGCAAGTTCGTGCCCGAAGAGGTCCTGCGGACGGTGGCGAAGGAGAAGGTCACCAGCATGTCGCTGGTCGGCGACGCGATGCTGCGCCCGCTGATCGACGCGCTGCGGGGGCCGATGAAGGGCACGGACTGCTCCTCGATGTTCAGCGTGTCCTCGTCCGGCGCGATCATGTCGGAGACGGTGCGTGAGCAGTTCCAGTCACTGGTCCCGAACGTGATGCTGCTCAACAACTACGGCTCCTCGGAGTCCGGCTTCAACGGCACCGCGACCGCGGACTCGGGGGCCGGACAGGGTTTCCGGCTACGGGTCAACTCCCGTACGCAGGTGGTGGATCCGGCCACGTACAAGCCGGTCGCCGTCGGTGAGCCCGGCCGGGTCGCACAGCGCGGCCATGTGCCCCTCGGCTACTACAACGACCCGAAGAAGACCGCCGAGACCTTCTTCCGGAAGGACGGCGAGCGGTGGGTGCTGCTCGGCGACATGGCGACGGTCGACGAGGAGGGCATCGTCACCGTCCTCGGACGCGGCTCCCAGTGCATCAACACCGGCGGCGAGAAGGTCTATCCGGAGGAGGTCGAGCAGGCCCTGAAGTCCCATCCGGACGTGTACGACGCGCTGGTCGCCGGGGTCCCCGATGAGAAGTGGGGCAACCATGTGGCGGCGGTCGTCCAGCTCCGCGAGGGCGCGGGCAGGCCCTCGCTGGAGGACATCCAGACCCACTGCCGAAGCCACCTCGCCGGCTACAAGATTCCCCGCCAGCTCGTCATCACCGACACCATCCAGCGCTCGCCCAGCGGCAAGGCGGACTACCGGTGGGCGCGCTCGGTGGCGACGGAGGCGACCCGCTGA
- a CDS encoding CGNR zinc finger domain-containing protein, with protein MADSIDADTRIALDLALTIRHDGQGGVVDDLAEPGGLTTWVRGHAELLPGADAFIADATALAAVRDLRAAVRALFARAVRPGDPSPADAARLLPVPQAVLCLNTAAALAPTVPVLTWDDGAEPVVRRQAVGAAAPLPALLARAALAFLASPDRSRLHACHAPRCVRYFIKEHPRQEWCKPSCGNRARVARHHERHRKSAQAVGD; from the coding sequence ATGGCGGACTCGATCGACGCGGACACCCGGATCGCCCTGGACCTCGCCCTCACCATCCGGCACGACGGACAGGGCGGAGTGGTCGACGACCTCGCGGAACCCGGCGGACTCACCACCTGGGTGCGCGGGCACGCCGAGCTGCTGCCCGGAGCCGACGCCTTCATCGCCGACGCCACCGCGCTCGCCGCCGTACGCGACCTGCGTGCCGCGGTCCGCGCCCTGTTCGCCCGCGCCGTGCGCCCCGGCGACCCCAGCCCGGCCGACGCGGCCCGGCTGCTTCCCGTACCGCAGGCGGTGCTGTGCCTGAACACCGCCGCCGCCCTCGCTCCGACCGTCCCCGTCCTCACCTGGGACGACGGCGCCGAACCCGTCGTACGCCGGCAAGCCGTGGGCGCCGCCGCTCCTCTCCCGGCACTGCTCGCCCGCGCCGCCCTCGCCTTCCTCGCGAGCCCGGACCGGTCGCGGCTGCACGCCTGTCACGCGCCGCGCTGCGTGCGCTACTTCATCAAGGAACACCCGCGACAGGAGTGGTGCAAACCCTCGTGCGGGAACCGTGCGCGTGTCGCCCGCCATCACGAACGGCACAGGAAGTCCGCGCAGGCCGTGGGGGATTGA
- a CDS encoding Zn-ribbon domain-containing OB-fold protein — translation MPEVLKAPLVVEFPFTRSLGPVQSAFLTGLRERVVLGVKTTDGRTLVPPVEYDPVTAEDLDELVEVAPTGTVTTWAWNHEPRRGQPLDTPFAWALVRLDGADTALLHALDAPGPEAVRTGMRVRVRWAAQRTGAITDIACFEPYDGDRPQIAGHDGRFEDMVTGIVAPARLDYVYSPGRAQSAYINSLSSRRTVGERCPSCRKVYVPPRGACPTCGVVTSEQVEVGPRGTVTTYCIVNIKARNLDIEVPYVYAHIALDGADLALHGRIGGIPYDQVRMGLRVEPVWTEGGRYPDHYRPTGEPDAEYDTYKELL, via the coding sequence ATGCCCGAAGTCCTCAAAGCCCCCCTCGTCGTCGAGTTCCCCTTCACCCGATCGCTCGGCCCCGTCCAGAGCGCGTTTCTCACCGGGCTGCGTGAGCGTGTCGTCCTGGGTGTGAAGACCACCGACGGCCGGACGCTCGTCCCGCCCGTCGAGTACGACCCCGTCACCGCGGAGGACCTGGACGAGCTCGTCGAGGTCGCCCCCACCGGCACCGTCACCACCTGGGCCTGGAACCACGAACCCCGTCGGGGTCAACCCCTCGACACCCCCTTCGCCTGGGCCCTGGTCCGGCTCGACGGCGCGGACACCGCCCTCCTGCACGCCCTGGACGCGCCGGGCCCCGAGGCCGTACGCACCGGTATGCGCGTGCGTGTCCGCTGGGCCGCGCAGCGCACCGGCGCCATCACCGACATCGCCTGCTTCGAGCCGTACGACGGAGACCGCCCGCAGATCGCCGGCCACGACGGGCGGTTCGAGGACATGGTCACCGGCATCGTCGCTCCCGCGCGCCTCGACTACGTCTACTCGCCCGGCCGCGCCCAGTCCGCCTACATCAACAGCCTCTCCTCACGGCGCACCGTGGGCGAGCGCTGCCCGTCCTGCCGCAAGGTGTACGTCCCGCCGAGGGGCGCGTGCCCCACCTGCGGTGTCGTCACGTCGGAGCAGGTGGAGGTGGGCCCGCGCGGCACCGTGACCACGTACTGCATCGTCAACATCAAGGCCAGGAACCTCGACATCGAAGTGCCGTACGTCTACGCGCACATCGCCCTCGACGGCGCCGACCTCGCGCTGCACGGCCGGATCGGCGGCATCCCCTACGACCAGGTGCGCATGGGGCTGCGGGTGGAGCCGGTGTGGACGGAGGGCGGCCGCTATCCCGACCACTACCGGCCCACCGGCGAACCGGACGCCGAGTACGACACGTACAAGGAGCTGTTGTAG
- a CDS encoding thiolase domain-containing protein encodes MSKEPVAVVGIGQTKHVAARRDVSLAGLVREAAGRALADAELTWADIDAVVIGKAPDFFEGVMMPELYLADALGAVGKPMLRVHTAGSVGGSTALVATNLIAGRVHGTVLTLAYEKQSESNAMWGLSLPIPFQQPLLAGAGGFFAPHVRAYMRRTGAPDTVGSLVAYKDRRNALKNPYAHLHEHDITLEKVQASPMLWDPIRYSETCPSSDGACAMILTDRAGAARSPRPPAWLHGGAMRSEPTLFAGKDCVSPQAGKDCAADVYRQAGIADPRRDIDAVEMYVPFSWYEPMWLENLGFAEEGEGWKLTESGVTELDGDLPVNMSGGVLSTNPIGASGMIRFAEAALQVRGQAGEHQVEGARRVLGHAYGGGSQFFSMWLVGAEPPSS; translated from the coding sequence ATGAGCAAGGAGCCCGTGGCCGTCGTAGGCATCGGCCAGACCAAGCACGTGGCGGCCCGACGGGACGTGTCCCTCGCCGGACTCGTCCGCGAGGCCGCCGGGCGGGCGCTCGCCGACGCCGAGTTGACGTGGGCCGACATCGACGCCGTGGTCATCGGCAAGGCGCCCGACTTCTTCGAGGGCGTCATGATGCCGGAGCTGTACCTCGCCGACGCGCTCGGCGCGGTCGGCAAACCCATGCTGCGGGTGCACACGGCGGGTTCCGTCGGCGGATCCACGGCCCTGGTGGCCACGAACCTGATCGCGGGCCGCGTCCACGGCACCGTCCTGACCCTGGCCTACGAGAAGCAGTCCGAGTCGAACGCCATGTGGGGCCTCTCGCTGCCGATCCCCTTCCAGCAGCCGCTGCTGGCCGGGGCGGGCGGCTTCTTCGCACCGCACGTACGGGCGTACATGCGGCGCACCGGCGCGCCCGACACCGTCGGCTCGCTGGTCGCGTACAAGGACCGGCGCAACGCGCTGAAGAACCCGTACGCCCATCTCCACGAGCACGACATCACGCTGGAGAAGGTGCAGGCCTCACCCATGCTGTGGGACCCGATCCGCTACTCGGAGACCTGCCCGTCCTCGGACGGCGCCTGCGCGATGATCCTCACCGACCGGGCGGGGGCGGCCCGCTCGCCGAGGCCGCCCGCGTGGCTGCACGGCGGCGCCATGCGCAGCGAGCCGACCCTGTTCGCGGGCAAGGACTGTGTGTCGCCGCAGGCGGGCAAGGACTGCGCGGCCGACGTGTACCGGCAGGCGGGCATCGCGGACCCGCGCCGCGACATCGACGCTGTGGAGATGTACGTGCCCTTCTCCTGGTACGAGCCCATGTGGCTGGAGAACCTCGGTTTCGCCGAGGAGGGCGAGGGCTGGAAGCTCACCGAATCCGGTGTGACCGAGCTTGACGGGGACCTGCCCGTCAACATGTCGGGCGGTGTCCTCTCCACCAATCCGATCGGCGCCTCCGGCATGATCCGCTTCGCCGAAGCGGCACTTCAGGTGCGCGGTCAGGCGGGAGAACACCAGGTGGAAGGGGCTCGCAGGGTGCTGGGACACGCCTATGGAGGGGGATCCCAGTTCTTCTCGATGTGGCTGGTCGGGGCCGAGCCGCCCTCCTCCTGA
- a CDS encoding crotonase/enoyl-CoA hydratase family protein encodes MGGTEHLTVQREGATLVLTLNRPEAKNALSLPMLVGLYDGWLEADEDDAIRSIVLTGAGDAFCAGMDLKALAGRGMEGQQYRDRLKADPDLHWKAMLRHHRPRKPVIAAVEGHCVAGGTEILQGTDIRVAGESATFGLFEVKRGLFPIGGSTVRLQRQIPRTHALEMLLTGRPYSAREAAGIGLVGHVVPDGTARHKALEIAELINACGPLAVEAVKASVYETAEMTETEGLAAELTRGWPIFDTADAKEGSRAFTEKRPPVYRRA; translated from the coding sequence ATGGGTGGTACGGAACACCTCACCGTGCAGCGCGAAGGCGCCACACTGGTGCTCACGCTCAACAGGCCCGAGGCCAAGAACGCGCTCTCGCTGCCGATGCTCGTCGGTCTGTACGACGGCTGGCTCGAGGCCGACGAGGACGACGCGATCCGCTCGATCGTGCTCACCGGCGCGGGGGACGCCTTCTGCGCCGGCATGGACCTCAAGGCGCTGGCGGGGCGAGGCATGGAGGGCCAGCAGTACCGGGACCGGCTGAAGGCCGACCCCGATCTGCACTGGAAGGCGATGCTGCGCCACCACCGCCCCCGCAAGCCGGTGATCGCCGCCGTCGAGGGGCACTGTGTCGCGGGCGGTACGGAGATCCTCCAGGGCACCGACATCCGGGTCGCGGGAGAGTCGGCGACCTTCGGGCTCTTCGAGGTCAAGCGCGGGCTGTTCCCGATCGGCGGCTCCACGGTCCGCCTGCAACGCCAGATCCCCCGCACGCACGCCCTGGAGATGCTCCTCACGGGGCGTCCGTACTCGGCCCGCGAGGCCGCCGGGATCGGCCTGGTCGGACACGTCGTGCCCGACGGGACGGCGCGGCACAAGGCCCTCGAGATCGCCGAACTGATCAACGCCTGCGGTCCGCTGGCCGTCGAGGCGGTGAAGGCGTCCGTGTACGAGACCGCCGAGATGACGGAGACGGAGGGCCTCGCGGCCGAGCTGACCCGAGGCTGGCCGATCTTCGACACCGCCGACGCGAAGGAAGGCTCCCGAGCCTTCACCGAGAAACGCCCACCCGTCTATCGGCGCGCGTGA
- a CDS encoding DUF397 domain-containing protein — protein MAESTIEQHPLAGWDKPELDLSNAEWQSSSRGRGDVQIAFVEGFIAMRNSGRPASPSLIFTPAEWGAFVSGAREGEFDLT, from the coding sequence GTGGCCGAGAGCACCATCGAGCAGCACCCGCTGGCGGGGTGGGACAAGCCTGAGCTGGACCTCAGCAACGCCGAATGGCAGTCCAGCAGCCGAGGGCGGGGAGACGTCCAGATCGCTTTTGTCGAGGGCTTCATCGCGATGCGCAACAGTGGCCGCCCCGCGAGCCCTTCCTTGATCTTCACACCGGCCGAGTGGGGCGCGTTCGTGTCGGGCGCCCGCGAGGGAGAGTTCGACCTGACCTGA